Proteins co-encoded in one Pedosphaera parvula Ellin514 genomic window:
- a CDS encoding sulfatase family protein, giving the protein MKTFQIRTNSFLTSVLVAFLAILSTFTVTTAMARNSQPNFVLFISDDHTATDCGAYGSREVRTPNIDRLAREGMLFRRAFAASPTCMPSRASLFTGLMPFRNGAHANNLGSQSQCREDVRSLPYYLNQLGYRVAQAGKTHFAPKSVFPFERITNSEVPEPGFENHRDLHMDLNTSVVDEWLQNISTNKPFCLVVCDHSPHVVWLAKTTYDPETITVPPNQIDTPDVRKSRARYYTDISKMDTNLGSVLASLEKLGLGANTIFIYTSDQGAQWPFSKWGLYDQGIQVPFIVRWPGKIRPGSSSDAMISMVDVLPTFMEIANSKPPLDLDGKSFLPVLEGKTNRHRDVIFATHSQDTGMNSTPMRCIRTARYKYIFNLSPEIEYTTHMDKAKDHDGGREYWDSWVKAAAADPRAAAIMKRYHWRPREELYDVLLDPYEVNNLADNPAYADIKTDLNRQLTAWRKQQNDSKTGPDPAPVKK; this is encoded by the coding sequence TTGAAAACATTCCAAATAAGAACCAACTCGTTTCTCACGAGCGTGCTGGTTGCTTTCCTCGCCATATTGTCCACTTTCACTGTCACCACCGCCATGGCACGGAATTCCCAGCCAAACTTTGTTCTCTTTATCTCGGACGACCACACGGCAACGGATTGCGGAGCCTACGGTTCGCGCGAGGTCCGGACGCCGAATATTGACCGGCTCGCACGCGAAGGCATGCTGTTCCGCAGGGCCTTTGCCGCGTCGCCGACCTGCATGCCATCGCGCGCATCTCTTTTCACCGGCTTGATGCCGTTCCGCAACGGCGCACATGCAAACAATCTGGGAAGCCAGTCCCAATGCCGTGAAGACGTCCGTTCCCTGCCGTATTACCTGAATCAACTCGGCTACCGCGTCGCACAGGCCGGCAAGACTCATTTCGCGCCAAAGTCCGTGTTTCCCTTTGAGCGCATCACCAATTCAGAAGTTCCCGAGCCGGGCTTCGAAAATCATCGCGACCTGCACATGGACTTGAACACCTCAGTAGTGGACGAGTGGTTGCAAAACATTTCAACCAACAAACCGTTTTGTCTGGTGGTTTGCGACCACAGTCCCCACGTGGTGTGGCTGGCAAAGACGACGTATGATCCCGAGACAATCACCGTCCCGCCAAATCAAATCGACACGCCGGACGTGCGAAAATCCCGCGCCCGCTACTATACGGACATCTCCAAGATGGACACAAATCTCGGCTCCGTCCTGGCCAGCCTTGAGAAACTCGGCCTGGGAGCAAACACAATTTTCATTTACACCTCGGACCAGGGCGCACAATGGCCTTTCTCCAAATGGGGCTTGTATGACCAGGGCATCCAGGTGCCGTTCATTGTGCGCTGGCCCGGAAAAATCCGCCCGGGATCGTCTTCAGACGCCATGATTTCGATGGTGGATGTGCTGCCAACCTTCATGGAAATCGCCAACAGTAAACCGCCGCTTGATCTTGACGGCAAAAGTTTTCTTCCCGTGCTGGAAGGGAAAACAAACCGCCATCGGGATGTCATTTTCGCCACGCATTCGCAGGACACTGGCATGAATTCAACACCTATGCGCTGCATCCGCACCGCGCGTTACAAATACATTTTCAACCTGTCGCCCGAGATCGAATACACGACCCACATGGACAAGGCAAAGGACCATGATGGCGGACGGGAATACTGGGATTCCTGGGTGAAGGCCGCCGCTGCTGATCCACGAGCCGCCGCCATTATGAAGCGATATCATTGGCGTCCGCGCGAGGAACTCTATGACGTGTTGCTTGACCCGTATGAAGTCAATAATCTCGCCGACAACCCGGCTTATGCAGATATCAAAACCGATTTGAACCGGCAACTCACCGCCTGGCGCAAACAGCAAAACGACAGCAAAACCGGTCCCGATCCAGCCCCGGTGAAAAAGTAA